One genomic segment of Synchiropus splendidus isolate RoL2022-P1 chromosome 16, RoL_Sspl_1.0, whole genome shotgun sequence includes these proteins:
- the e2f2 gene encoding transcription factor E2F2 isoform X2: MKMMRMPKGVSPASARPAAGLHCSQQKLKSFNGAMKTDFFNAGLSSPPMTSVPAGYFTQICNTTAAEQRANSLYSTPHGPEAKPIRSSSGRLPAKRKLDLEDPLYLPEFRTPKGKGGITARAPSPRTPKSPGERTRYDTSLGLLTKKFVGLIAESPDGVLDLNWATEVLEVQKRRIYDITNVLEGVQLIRKKSKNNIQWLVGNVYEGGASGGERACALRKELGDLERAERSLDDLIHSSTKQLKQLTEFKESQRLGYVTYQDIRSIASLRDQTVIAVKAPAETKLEVPETAGGSLQIYLKSKNGPIEVYLCPEEGLEDASPVKSFATPKKEFPPPLGPPAAAPPSYSVKEEPVETTPVTPAPASSSAAASTSTLLDVERLLGLTPSLLQITEDQLPGTSFTPDASTPFVSFSPNLDHSDYLWSLDDGEGVSDFFDSYDLGDLL, encoded by the exons ATGAAGATGATGCGGATGCCTAAAGGAGTCTCCCCAGCTTCGGCTCGACCCGCAGCGGGGCTGCACTGCTCCCagcagaagctgaagagcttcaaCGGAGCCATGAAAACGGACTTCTTCAACGCGGGTTTGTCCAGTCCTCCCATGACCTCGGTGCCAGCCGGATATTTCACCCAGATCTGCAACACCACCGCCGCCGAACAAAGAGCCAACAGCCTGTACTCGACCCCCCATGGACCCGAAGCCAAACCCATCCGATCATCCTCCGGGCGACTACCG GCCAAAAGGAAACTTGATCTCGAGGACCCTCTTTACCTGCCGGAGTTTCGCACCCCGAAAGGCAAAGGTGGCATCACAGCGCGAGCCCCGAGTCCACGAA ctCCGAAGTCGCCCGGCGAGCGCACGAGGTACGACACATCGCTGGGCCTGCTGACCAAGAAGTTCGTCGGTCTGATCGCCGAGTCTCCTGATGGAGTTCTGGACTTGAACTGGGCCACTGAGGTTCTGGAAGTCCAAAAGAGGAGGATCTATGACATCACCAACGTGCTGGAGGGAGTCCAGCTCATACGGAAGAAGTCTAAGAACAACATCCAGTGGCT GGTGGGGAACGTGTATGAAGGCGGTGCGAGTGGTGGCGAGCGAGCATGTGCGCTCAGGAAGGAGCTGGGCGACCTGGAGCGGGCGGAGCGGTCTCTGGACGACCTGATCCACTCCAGCACCAAACAGCTCAAGCAGCTGACGGAGTTCAAAGAGAGTCAAAG GCTAGGCTACGTGACCTACCAAGACATCCGCTCCATCGCCAGCCTCCGAGACCAGACGGTCATCGCGGTCAAGGCCCCGGCGGAGACCAAGCTGGAAGTGCCTGAAACAGCAGGG GGGTCGCTGCAGATCTATCTGAAGAGCAAGAACGGCCCGATCGAGGTCTACCTGTGTCCAGAGGAGGGTTTGGAGGACGCCAGTCCCGTTAAAAGCTTCGCCACACCAAAGAAAGAGTTCCCTCCGCCCCTCGGACCCCCGGCTGCGGCCCCGCCCAGCTACAGCGTCAAAGAGGAGCCTGTTGAAA CGACCCCGGTGACCCCAGCTCCCGCCTCGTCCTCGGCTGCAGCCTCCACCTCAACTCTTCTGGACGTGGAGCGCCTGCTGGGTCTCACTCCCAGCCTCCTCCAGATCACCGAGGACCAGCTACCCGGCACCTCCTTCACCCCGGACGCCAGCACCCCTTTCGTCAGCTTCTCCCCGAACCTGGATCACAGCGACTACCTCTGGAGCCTGGACGACGGCGAGGGAGTGTCCGACTTCTTCGACTCCTACGACCTGGGAGACCTGTTGTAG
- the e2f2 gene encoding transcription factor E2F2 isoform X1, which yields MKMMRMPKGVSPASARPAAGLHCSQQKLKSFNGAMKTDFFNAGLSSPPMTSVPAGYFTQICNTTAAEQRANSLYSTPHGPEAKPIRSSSGRLPAKRKLDLEDPLYLPEFRTPKGKGGITARAPSPRTPKSPGERTRYDTSLGLLTKKFVGLIAESPDGVLDLNWATEVLEVQKRRIYDITNVLEGVQLIRKKSKNNIQWLVGNVYEGGASGGERACALRKELGDLERAERSLDDLIHSSTKQLKQLTEFKESQRLGYVTYQDIRSIASLRDQTVIAVKAPAETKLEVPETAGKGSLQIYLKSKNGPIEVYLCPEEGLEDASPVKSFATPKKEFPPPLGPPAAAPPSYSVKEEPVETTPVTPAPASSSAAASTSTLLDVERLLGLTPSLLQITEDQLPGTSFTPDASTPFVSFSPNLDHSDYLWSLDDGEGVSDFFDSYDLGDLL from the exons ATGAAGATGATGCGGATGCCTAAAGGAGTCTCCCCAGCTTCGGCTCGACCCGCAGCGGGGCTGCACTGCTCCCagcagaagctgaagagcttcaaCGGAGCCATGAAAACGGACTTCTTCAACGCGGGTTTGTCCAGTCCTCCCATGACCTCGGTGCCAGCCGGATATTTCACCCAGATCTGCAACACCACCGCCGCCGAACAAAGAGCCAACAGCCTGTACTCGACCCCCCATGGACCCGAAGCCAAACCCATCCGATCATCCTCCGGGCGACTACCG GCCAAAAGGAAACTTGATCTCGAGGACCCTCTTTACCTGCCGGAGTTTCGCACCCCGAAAGGCAAAGGTGGCATCACAGCGCGAGCCCCGAGTCCACGAA ctCCGAAGTCGCCCGGCGAGCGCACGAGGTACGACACATCGCTGGGCCTGCTGACCAAGAAGTTCGTCGGTCTGATCGCCGAGTCTCCTGATGGAGTTCTGGACTTGAACTGGGCCACTGAGGTTCTGGAAGTCCAAAAGAGGAGGATCTATGACATCACCAACGTGCTGGAGGGAGTCCAGCTCATACGGAAGAAGTCTAAGAACAACATCCAGTGGCT GGTGGGGAACGTGTATGAAGGCGGTGCGAGTGGTGGCGAGCGAGCATGTGCGCTCAGGAAGGAGCTGGGCGACCTGGAGCGGGCGGAGCGGTCTCTGGACGACCTGATCCACTCCAGCACCAAACAGCTCAAGCAGCTGACGGAGTTCAAAGAGAGTCAAAG GCTAGGCTACGTGACCTACCAAGACATCCGCTCCATCGCCAGCCTCCGAGACCAGACGGTCATCGCGGTCAAGGCCCCGGCGGAGACCAAGCTGGAAGTGCCTGAAACAGCAGGG AAGGGGTCGCTGCAGATCTATCTGAAGAGCAAGAACGGCCCGATCGAGGTCTACCTGTGTCCAGAGGAGGGTTTGGAGGACGCCAGTCCCGTTAAAAGCTTCGCCACACCAAAGAAAGAGTTCCCTCCGCCCCTCGGACCCCCGGCTGCGGCCCCGCCCAGCTACAGCGTCAAAGAGGAGCCTGTTGAAA CGACCCCGGTGACCCCAGCTCCCGCCTCGTCCTCGGCTGCAGCCTCCACCTCAACTCTTCTGGACGTGGAGCGCCTGCTGGGTCTCACTCCCAGCCTCCTCCAGATCACCGAGGACCAGCTACCCGGCACCTCCTTCACCCCGGACGCCAGCACCCCTTTCGTCAGCTTCTCCCCGAACCTGGATCACAGCGACTACCTCTGGAGCCTGGACGACGGCGAGGGAGTGTCCGACTTCTTCGACTCCTACGACCTGGGAGACCTGTTGTAG